GTCTTTGCCCCCTTTATTCTTCATCGCATTCCAGGCGCCATAGACTGCACGGAAATTCCAGTCCCGCATTGATTCCAGATCCTGAATGGGGTCTTTGTCAAAACCACTTTCCCAGAACCACTCGCCATGAAAGCGTTTCGGGTAGGGGAAATCGTCCATATTCAGATTGAGTGCCCATTCCAGGTCAGGGAAGGACTGAGGCTGTTCTGCTTCTTTCCAGGTCCACATGTTACTCATTCCCATGTGGCCTTTTTCGTGTGTGTAATAATCAGCGCCCGCGAGATAACCGATTTCCGCATGACCGGTGCAGTCAGCAAACAGTTTGCCGCGAAACTCAGTCCGTTTACTGGTTTTGGTATTGAAAGCAGTGACGCTCTGAATGGCGTCTCCCTCTTTTTTGACTGCGAAGGCATGCGTGTTCAGGAAGAGGTCAATGTTTTTCTCAGCCCGCACGATGGCTTCTTTTTTCTTGTCTCCATACTCTTCATAGGTTCCGGGAGAGGCGGCGGCGGAATCAGCGAATTCGGCGATGATTTCACCGATATGCGGATATTTACCACGACGCACCAGTCCCTGTGCCCAGACACGCACTTCAGAGCTTCCATTACCTCCCAGAACCGGACGATTCTGAATCAAGGCGACTTTACATCCCATACGAGCGGCTGAAATGGCAGCGCCCATGCCAGAGTATCCCCCACCGACGACAACCAGATCGTAAGGCTCTGTCACTTCAGGTTCCGCAGGCAGCCCCAGCATGCTTTTACGCCACTGATCCATGGGAGAAAGATCATTGGGGGGCTGGTAATTCAGATCTCGTGTAAACAGAATTGCATCGCATCGTCCCTCAAAACCGGTCAGATCATGTAAGGTGAGTTTGACTTCCGGTTTCGTAATCTCAACGGTACCGCCATCGTGCCAGAACCATTTGGCGCCTTTCGTACCGAATGTTTCTTTGAGTGGCTGTCCATCAATTTTCAACTGGAATCGGCCGGGAGATCCAGGCGCTTTCCAGGGAGCGACCCAGTCTTTAGTTCTGACCAGAACCCGATAGGTTCCCGTTTTCGGAAATTTCACCGTGGTCTCTGCATCAGCAACGGGCTGCCCTAACCCGTGAGCCAGCAGATAAGGGGACCCCATGATGTGAATGAATTGCGTATCGAGTTTCCAGCCGCCATGCTGGTTAAAACTCTCTGCTTCTACCAGCACGCCATTGGTTGGTTTCGTTTCGGCACGACTGATGGCGGGCAGCAATGTGATTGCTAAACCGGTGAGGATCAGAAGTGATTGAGGTAATAAGCGCATACTGCCTGACTCCTGTCGTAAATTCACTGAGGGCTTGCTCAGAGCTATGTGAACGGACAAACTCCGTAAATTGATAGACCAAAGCAGATTATAAGCCCCAGACGGAATCAATTGCAAACCGACAATGCGACGAATTCAGTCACCAGAGTGTTACATAACCTTATTTACTAAGGGCGTGATCTCCCAGGAACTGCAGGAGTTCTGCATCAGAAACAGCACGGGGATCGCTGAGTGTTTTTCCGCTGAGTCCTGCAGGAATTTGAGGGCGTCGAAACTGAACATAGTCAATACCCGCGACCAGATCGGGGCGACCGTTCTTAATGACCTGCGTATTTTGCTGTAATGGCTGTAAGCGGGATGCGGTACTGTAATCGGTGTAGACCGTCAGTCCTACCTGAAGTTCTGTGGGCATGTCAGTTCGACGATACCGCTGATGGATATTC
This sequence is a window from Gimesia chilikensis. Protein-coding genes within it:
- a CDS encoding FAD-dependent oxidoreductase: MRLLPQSLLILTGLAITLLPAISRAETKPTNGVLVEAESFNQHGGWKLDTQFIHIMGSPYLLAHGLGQPVADAETTVKFPKTGTYRVLVRTKDWVAPWKAPGSPGRFQLKIDGQPLKETFGTKGAKWFWHDGGTVEITKPEVKLTLHDLTGFEGRCDAILFTRDLNYQPPNDLSPMDQWRKSMLGLPAEPEVTEPYDLVVVGGGYSGMGAAISAARMGCKVALIQNRPVLGGNGSSEVRVWAQGLVRRGKYPHIGEIIAEFADSAAASPGTYEEYGDKKKEAIVRAEKNIDLFLNTHAFAVKKEGDAIQSVTAFNTKTSKRTEFRGKLFADCTGHAEIGYLAGADYYTHEKGHMGMSNMWTWKEAEQPQSFPDLEWALNLNMDDFPYPKRFHGEWFWESGFDKDPIQDLESMRDWNFRAVYGAWNAMKNKGGKDKHENAVMTWMAYIGGPRESRMLRGDVILRRKDIVAKVDFPDGCVPSTWSIDLHYPKKQYMQKYPEDPFISQAVFDRSVDRKRGYPIPYRCFYSRNVPNLFMAGRCISVTHEALGTVRVMKTGGMMGEVVGKAAAVCVEKDCQPRAVYTDHYKDLEKLMARKGIERRDTVDGKFYTPENSQELPPVIDPYIDPATLPGMVIDDENENVQFVGKWTKGEGLKGYIGNHYVYHGKGKKAEIHFKFEVAKTGKYEVRLAYGHHENRATNTPVTVRSADETKTVKINQRIKPPLPHGFISLGTFEFKQGQPVEVIMSNTGVDGNVHADAIQVLPVD